A window of the Kosakonia radicincitans DSM 16656 genome harbors these coding sequences:
- a CDS encoding MFS transporter — protein MDKSPLDGLPVPLRYGAVLTIVIGIAMAVLDGAIANVALPTIARDLNASPASSIWIVNAYQIAIVVSLLTLSFLGDMFGYRRVYQCGLVLFTLTSLLCALSDSLLTLTLARVAQGFGGAALMSVNTALIRLIYPHRSLGRGMGINSFVVAVSSAAGPTIAAAILSVASWQWLFLINVPLGIIALLLAIKFLPPNAARTSKPKFDLPSAVMNALTFGLLITALSSFAQGQSTTLVAAEIVALLIIGGFFVRRQLRLPVPLLPVDLLRIPLFSLSIGTSVCSFCAQMLALVSLPFFLQTVLGRSEVETGLLLTPWPLATMVMAPLAGYLIERVHAGLLGALGLVMMACGLFALALLPGSPADIDIIWRMALCGAGFGLFQSPNNHTIITAAPRQRSGGASGMLGTARLLGQSSGAALVALMFNMFNTHGTHVSLLLAGTLATVAAIISGLRISQPKAE, from the coding sequence ATGGATAAATCACCTCTGGACGGGCTCCCCGTTCCACTGCGCTACGGCGCAGTGTTGACCATTGTTATTGGTATTGCTATGGCAGTGCTTGATGGGGCTATTGCTAACGTCGCGTTGCCAACCATTGCACGCGATCTCAACGCTTCACCCGCAAGTTCTATCTGGATTGTTAACGCTTACCAGATTGCGATCGTGGTCTCCCTGCTCACACTCTCTTTTCTCGGCGACATGTTTGGTTACCGTCGGGTTTATCAGTGTGGCCTGGTACTGTTCACTCTCACTTCCCTGCTCTGCGCACTCTCTGACTCATTACTGACATTAACACTGGCGCGTGTGGCGCAAGGGTTTGGCGGTGCGGCGCTGATGAGCGTGAATACTGCGCTCATTCGTCTCATCTACCCGCACCGTAGCCTCGGGCGCGGTATGGGGATCAACTCTTTTGTGGTGGCGGTTTCATCGGCGGCGGGGCCGACAATCGCCGCCGCCATTCTCTCCGTGGCTTCCTGGCAGTGGTTATTCCTGATTAACGTACCGCTCGGCATTATTGCTTTACTGCTGGCAATTAAATTTTTACCACCGAATGCAGCTCGCACTTCAAAGCCCAAATTCGATCTGCCAAGCGCTGTAATGAATGCATTAACATTTGGCTTATTGATTACCGCGCTGAGCAGTTTTGCTCAGGGGCAATCAACCACACTCGTGGCGGCCGAGATTGTAGCATTGCTGATCATCGGCGGGTTCTTTGTACGCCGACAACTGCGGCTGCCAGTGCCACTTCTGCCAGTCGACTTACTGCGCATTCCACTTTTTTCGCTCTCTATCGGCACGTCAGTCTGCTCGTTCTGCGCGCAAATGCTGGCGCTGGTGTCCCTGCCCTTCTTTTTGCAAACCGTACTTGGGCGTAGTGAAGTAGAAACAGGCCTGTTGCTGACGCCATGGCCGCTGGCAACGATGGTTATGGCGCCGCTGGCCGGTTACCTGATTGAGCGCGTGCATGCCGGGTTACTGGGTGCTTTAGGGCTGGTGATGATGGCATGCGGGCTTTTCGCACTTGCGCTTCTCCCGGGATCACCGGCAGATATCGATATCATCTGGCGTATGGCGCTGTGTGGTGCCGGTTTTGGTTTGTTCCAGTCGCCAAACAACCACACAATTATCACCGCTGCGCCGCGTCAGCGCAGCGGTGGCGCTAGTGGGATGCTCGGTACGGCACGGTTGCTGGGACAAAGCTCCGGTGCCGCGCTGGTGGCATTAATGTTCAACATGTTTAACACCCACGGCACGCATGTTTCATTGTTGCTGGCAGGGACGCTGGCTACCGTAGCGGCCATCATCAGCGGACTGCGGATCTCACAGCCGAAAGCAGAGTAA
- the kdgR gene encoding DNA-binding transcriptional regulator KdgR, which yields MAIADLDKQPDSVSSVLKVFGILQALGEEREIGITELSQRVMMSKSTVYRFLQTMKSLGYVAQEGESEKYSLTLKLFELGARALQNVDLIRSADIQMRELSRLTKETIHLGALDEDSIVYIHKIDSMYNLRMYSRIGRRNPLYSTAIGKVLLAWRDREEVKQILEGVEYKRSTDRTITSTEDLLPMLDVVREQGYGEDNEEQEEGLRCIGVPVFDRFGVVIAGLSISFPTLRFSEERLHEYVAMLHQAARKISEQMGYNQYPF from the coding sequence ATGGCTATCGCAGATTTGGACAAGCAGCCAGATTCTGTCTCTTCAGTATTGAAGGTATTTGGCATTCTGCAGGCGCTCGGCGAAGAGCGTGAAATCGGCATCACCGAGCTGTCGCAGCGTGTCATGATGTCGAAAAGCACCGTCTATCGCTTTTTGCAAACAATGAAATCATTAGGCTATGTTGCGCAGGAAGGGGAATCTGAAAAATATTCCCTGACGCTTAAGCTGTTCGAGCTTGGCGCACGTGCTTTGCAAAACGTGGATCTGATCCGCAGTGCGGATATCCAGATGCGTGAGCTCTCTCGTCTGACGAAAGAGACCATCCACCTCGGCGCACTTGATGAGGACAGCATTGTTTACATCCATAAAATTGATTCGATGTATAACTTGCGCATGTACTCTCGCATTGGTCGCCGCAACCCGCTGTACAGTACCGCTATCGGTAAAGTGCTGCTGGCATGGCGCGATCGTGAAGAGGTTAAGCAGATCCTTGAAGGGGTTGAATATAAGCGCAGCACCGATCGTACGATTACCAGCACCGAAGATCTCCTGCCGATGCTGGATGTTGTGCGTGAACAAGGCTACGGCGAAGATAATGAGGAACAGGAAGAAGGCCTGCGCTGCATTGGCGTACCGGTTTTCGACCGTTTTGGCGTGGTTATTGCCGGTCTGAGTATCTCTTTCCCGACGCTGCGTTTCTCTGAAGAGCGCCTGCATGAATATGTGGCCATGCTTCATCAGGCTGCACGCAAAATTTCAGAACAGATGGGTTATAACCAGTATCCGTTCTGA
- a CDS encoding YobH family protein yields MRTLIRAVIVVALLWIGLLLSGYGVLISSHENAGGLGLQCKYVTARGTSTAQYVHSDNGFFGLANCPLIRKSDTVIDNG; encoded by the coding sequence ATGCGAACACTTATTCGCGCCGTTATCGTTGTTGCGCTGCTGTGGATTGGGCTTCTGCTGAGCGGTTATGGTGTGCTGATTAGCAGTCACGAAAATGCTGGTGGGCTGGGATTACAATGTAAATATGTAACAGCGCGTGGCACCAGTACCGCACAATATGTACATTCAGACAATGGTTTTTTCGGGCTGGCAAATTGCCCTCTGATACGTAAAAGCGACACCGTTATCGACAACGGCTAG
- the mgrB gene encoding PhoP/PhoQ regulator MgrB → MRKYKWLILIVVLVGCLLLWTQMLNVMCDQDVQFFSGICIVNKFIPW, encoded by the coding sequence GTGAGAAAATATAAGTGGCTGATCCTGATTGTCGTGCTGGTAGGCTGCCTGCTGCTCTGGACTCAAATGCTTAACGTGATGTGCGATCAGGATGTACAATTTTTCAGCGGAATCTGCATCGTCAATAAATTCATCCCCTGGTAA
- a CDS encoding YebO family protein, with translation MNEVINSGALNIASIVVSLVVLLVGLVLWFFINRASSRTNEQIELLEALLDQQKRQNALLRRLCESNEPEKEPQTVPAKEQEKEEDEDFIRLVAER, from the coding sequence ATGAACGAAGTCATAAATTCGGGCGCGCTTAATATTGCGTCTATTGTTGTTTCTTTGGTGGTTCTGCTGGTCGGGCTGGTTCTTTGGTTCTTTATCAATCGCGCCAGCTCGCGTACAAATGAGCAGATTGAGCTGCTTGAAGCGCTGCTGGATCAGCAAAAACGGCAAAATGCATTGTTGCGCCGTTTGTGTGAATCTAACGAGCCAGAAAAAGAACCGCAAACTGTGCCTGCCAAAGAGCAGGAAAAAGAAGAGGATGAGGATTTCATCCGTCTGGTGGCTGAACGCTAA
- a CDS encoding MBL fold metallo-hydrolase — MVWKNPWYNPALSHHSPDGFINTTPVEHQPGDVKRWRNERKAAGLPRPPADGYARFIEQWWQKVEITGDSDGLWWLGHASILLRLQGQYLLTDPVFSHRASPVRFAGPQRRTPLALAIEDVPQLDAILISHNHYDHLDTWTLRALLRRFPDVQFFVPLGLAVLIRRLGARHVTELDWWQSVTFQGMVYTAVPAQHWSMRTLWDRNRSLWCGWVVESAKGRFWFAGDTGYTPELLTIPQRLGTLDVVALPVGAYAPRWFMSINHMDPQSAVALWQQLGSPLAFPVHWGVFELADESLDQPVKELQLSLSEAATDNDNFRILKIGQYLSLG, encoded by the coding sequence ATGGTCTGGAAAAACCCCTGGTATAATCCTGCACTTTCTCATCACTCCCCTGATGGGTTCATCAATACGACGCCCGTCGAACATCAACCCGGTGACGTTAAGCGCTGGCGCAATGAGCGCAAGGCCGCTGGGCTTCCCCGTCCTCCCGCTGATGGCTATGCCCGTTTTATCGAGCAGTGGTGGCAAAAAGTGGAAATCACTGGCGACAGCGACGGTTTGTGGTGGCTGGGTCATGCCAGTATTTTGTTACGCCTTCAGGGGCAATACCTTCTGACCGATCCTGTCTTCTCCCACCGTGCTTCTCCTGTCCGTTTTGCCGGCCCGCAGCGACGTACGCCGCTTGCGCTTGCCATTGAAGATGTTCCACAACTGGATGCGATCCTGATTTCCCATAATCATTATGATCATCTGGATACGTGGACGCTGCGCGCGCTTTTGCGCCGTTTCCCTGACGTGCAGTTCTTCGTCCCGCTTGGGTTGGCAGTGCTGATCCGCCGCCTGGGCGCAAGACACGTAACGGAACTGGACTGGTGGCAAAGTGTGACATTTCAGGGAATGGTCTATACGGCAGTGCCTGCACAACATTGGAGCATGCGAACACTATGGGACCGCAACCGTTCATTATGGTGCGGTTGGGTGGTTGAATCAGCAAAAGGGCGGTTCTGGTTTGCAGGTGATACGGGATACACTCCGGAGTTGCTCACTATTCCACAGCGTTTAGGTACGCTGGATGTCGTCGCATTACCGGTAGGCGCTTATGCGCCGCGCTGGTTTATGTCGATTAACCATATGGATCCGCAAAGTGCTGTCGCGCTATGGCAACAATTGGGCAGTCCGCTGGCATTTCCAGTCCATTGGGGCGTGTTTGAACTGGCTGATGAATCCCTGGATCAACCGGTAAAGGAATTGCAGCTGTCATTAAGCGAAGCGGCAACGGATAATGATAACTTTAGAATCCTGAAAATCGGTCAGTATTTATCCCTCGGTTAA
- the cspE gene encoding transcription antiterminator/RNA stability regulator CspE, producing the protein MAKIKGQVKWFNESKGFGFITPADGSKDVFVHFSAIQGNGFKTLAEGQNVEFEIQDGQKGPAAVNVTAI; encoded by the coding sequence ATGGCAAAGATTAAAGGTCAAGTTAAGTGGTTCAACGAGTCTAAAGGTTTTGGTTTCATTACTCCGGCAGACGGCAGCAAAGATGTATTCGTACACTTCTCTGCAATCCAGGGTAACGGCTTCAAAACTCTGGCTGAAGGCCAGAACGTTGAGTTTGAAATTCAGGACGGTCAGAAAGGCCCGGCTGCAGTTAACGTAACTGCTATCTGA
- the rlmA gene encoding 23S rRNA (guanine(745)-N(1))-methyltransferase, with product MPFSCPLCHSPLQRRESAFVCPQRHQFDLAKEGYVNLLPVQHKRSRDPGDSAEMMQARRAFLDEGHYQPLRDAIGVLLQARLPEQADAILDIGCGEGYYTQAFAAIARHHGAKTFGLDVSRAAIRAAAKRYPQVMFCVASSHRLPFEDKSIDALVRIYAPCKAEELVRVIKPGGVVITAAPGPRHLLELKGLIYDEVKLHAENAGAMEGFKVVETRALAYEMSLTGQEAVALLQMTPFAWRAKPEVWEKLAATECFRCQTDFSIHCLQRED from the coding sequence ATGCCTTTCAGTTGCCCGCTCTGTCACTCGCCTTTACAGCGTCGCGAGAGTGCCTTCGTTTGTCCGCAGCGTCATCAGTTCGATCTGGCGAAAGAAGGTTATGTGAATCTGTTGCCGGTACAGCATAAACGTTCCCGCGATCCCGGCGATAGCGCAGAGATGATGCAGGCGCGTCGTGCATTCCTGGATGAGGGGCACTATCAGCCGCTGCGGGATGCCATCGGCGTTCTGTTACAGGCCAGATTGCCAGAGCAGGCCGACGCGATACTGGATATTGGCTGCGGGGAAGGGTATTACACTCAGGCCTTTGCTGCGATAGCCAGACACCACGGCGCAAAAACGTTTGGGCTGGATGTCTCCAGGGCCGCGATCCGCGCGGCGGCAAAACGCTATCCGCAGGTTATGTTTTGTGTGGCTTCCAGCCATCGTCTGCCGTTTGAAGATAAGAGCATAGACGCTCTGGTTCGCATCTATGCTCCCTGTAAAGCGGAAGAACTGGTGCGTGTAATCAAGCCCGGTGGTGTTGTTATTACTGCTGCTCCTGGGCCTCGTCATTTGCTGGAACTGAAAGGGTTAATCTACGACGAAGTAAAACTACATGCTGAAAACGCGGGAGCAATGGAAGGGTTTAAAGTAGTAGAAACTCGCGCGCTGGCTTATGAGATGAGCCTTACCGGTCAGGAAGCGGTGGCTTTGCTACAGATGACGCCATTTGCATGGCGGGCGAAGCCGGAAGTATGGGAAAAATTAGCGGCAACGGAATGCTTCCGCTGCCAGACGGATTTCAGTATTCACTGCTTACAGCGGGAAGATTAA
- the mntP gene encoding manganese efflux pump MntP encodes MNLSATLLLAFGMSMDAFAASIGKGATLHKPKFSEALRTGLIFGAIETLTPLIGWGLGMLATQFVLEWNHWVAFVLLVFLGGRMIIEGVRGDDGCEVETPHRHGFWLLVTTAIATSLDAMAVGVGLAFLQVNIIATALAIGCATLIMSTLGMMVGRFIGPLLGKRAEILGGIVLIGIGTQILWSHFAG; translated from the coding sequence ATGAATCTCTCCGCCACTCTTCTTCTCGCTTTTGGCATGTCCATGGATGCTTTTGCTGCTTCCATCGGCAAAGGCGCGACGCTGCATAAACCTAAATTCTCTGAAGCTCTGCGCACGGGTCTTATTTTCGGCGCCATTGAAACGCTGACGCCGCTCATCGGCTGGGGCCTCGGTATGCTGGCAACCCAGTTTGTGCTGGAGTGGAATCACTGGGTCGCGTTTGTGCTGCTGGTGTTTCTTGGCGGGCGCATGATTATTGAAGGCGTGCGCGGCGATGACGGTTGCGAAGTGGAAACGCCGCATCGTCATGGTTTCTGGCTGCTGGTCACGACAGCCATTGCCACCAGTCTGGACGCAATGGCTGTGGGCGTCGGTCTGGCTTTCCTGCAGGTTAATATTATCGCCACCGCGCTGGCGATTGGTTGTGCAACGCTGATTATGTCGACGCTCGGGATGATGGTTGGTCGTTTTATCGGCCCACTGCTGGGCAAACGGGCCGAAATTCTTGGCGGTATTGTGCTGATTGGCATTGGCACACAGATCCTGTGGAGCCACTTCGCCGGTTAA
- a CDS encoding DUF986 family protein: MTVTDSVLLAFVAALFAFAIYDEFVMPRRQGTSLLTVPLLRRSRTDGAIFVGLLAILIYNNTINGGSSLTLWLLSALALLGIYLFWIRSPKIIFKECGFFFANAWIEYNRIKEMNLSEDGVLVMQLEQRRLLIRVRNIDDLEKIYKVIVNTQ; the protein is encoded by the coding sequence ATGACTGTTACGGATAGCGTTCTGCTGGCGTTTGTCGCCGCCCTGTTTGCTTTCGCCATCTATGACGAATTCGTTATGCCACGTCGTCAGGGCACATCGCTGCTGACCGTTCCCCTGCTACGCAGAAGCCGCACTGATGGCGCTATTTTCGTCGGCTTGCTGGCGATCCTGATCTATAACAACACGATTAATGGCGGTTCCTCTTTAACGTTGTGGTTATTATCTGCGCTGGCATTGCTCGGTATTTATCTTTTTTGGATCCGCTCACCGAAAATCATCTTTAAAGAGTGCGGCTTTTTCTTTGCCAATGCCTGGATCGAATATAACCGTATTAAAGAGATGAATTTATCGGAAGATGGTGTGTTGGTCATGCAATTAGAACAGCGACGCTTGCTTATCCGCGTGCGAAATATCGACGACCTTGAGAAAATCTATAAGGTTATCGTTAATACTCAATAA
- a CDS encoding PTS mannose transporter subunit IID produces the protein MVDMTKTPTEKKLTQSDIRGVFIRSNLFQGSWNFERMQALGFCFSMVPAIKRLYPENNEARRQAIKRHLEFFNTHPYVAAPVLGVTLAMEEQRANGAEIDDGAINGIKVGLMGPLAGVGDPIFWGTVRPVFAALGAGIAMSGSLLGPLLFFVLFNIVRLATRYYGVAYGYRKGIDIVKDMGGGFLQKLTEGASILGLFVMGALVNKWTHVNIPMVVSQITDQTGKTTVTTVQTILDQLMPGLVPLLLTFACMWLLRKKVNPLWIIVGFFIIGIVGYAIGLLGL, from the coding sequence ATGGTTGATATGACTAAAACTCCGACTGAGAAAAAACTCACCCAGAGTGACATTCGTGGTGTGTTCATTCGTTCTAACCTGTTCCAGGGTTCATGGAACTTCGAACGTATGCAGGCGCTGGGCTTCTGTTTCTCAATGGTACCGGCTATTAAACGCCTTTACCCTGAAAATAACGAAGCGCGCCGCCAGGCAATTAAGCGTCACCTCGAATTCTTCAACACCCATCCGTACGTGGCCGCGCCGGTACTCGGCGTTACGCTGGCAATGGAAGAGCAGCGTGCTAACGGCGCGGAGATCGACGATGGTGCGATCAACGGTATTAAAGTGGGTCTGATGGGGCCGCTGGCCGGTGTGGGCGACCCGATCTTCTGGGGAACCGTACGTCCGGTATTTGCGGCACTGGGCGCGGGTATTGCCATGAGCGGCAGCCTGCTCGGGCCATTGCTGTTTTTTGTCCTCTTTAATATTGTCCGCCTGGCGACACGCTATTACGGCGTGGCGTACGGTTACCGTAAAGGTATCGACATCGTTAAAGATATGGGTGGCGGCTTCCTGCAGAAACTGACCGAGGGGGCGTCAATCCTCGGCCTGTTTGTCATGGGCGCCCTGGTGAACAAGTGGACACACGTTAACATTCCAATGGTTGTATCGCAGATCACCGACCAGACCGGTAAAACGACGGTGACTACTGTACAGACCATTCTCGACCAGTTGATGCCGGGTCTGGTGCCTCTGCTGTTAACCTTCGCCTGTATGTGGCTGCTGCGTAAGAAAGTAAACCCGCTGTGGATTATCGTCGGGTTCTTTATCATCGGGATTGTAGGTTACGCGATTGGCCTGTTGGGCCTGTAA
- a CDS encoding PTS mannose/fructose/sorbose transporter subunit IIC: MEITTLQIVLVFVVACIAGMESILDEFQFHRPLVACTLVGIVLGDMKTGIIIGGTLEMIALGWMNIGAAVAPDAALASIISTILVIGGHQSIGAGIALAIPLAAAGQVLTIIVRTITVGFQHAADKAAESGNLTALSWIHVSSLFLQAMRIAIPAVIVAISVGTSEVQSMLNAIPEVVTSGLNIAGGMIVVVGYAMVINMMRAGYLMPFFYLGFVTAAFTNFNLVALGVIGAVMAILYIQLSPKYNRSAGGPAPAAGNNDLDNELD, encoded by the coding sequence ATGGAGATTACCACTCTTCAGATTGTGCTGGTGTTCGTGGTTGCATGTATCGCCGGTATGGAGTCGATACTGGACGAATTCCAGTTCCACCGTCCGTTGGTGGCATGTACGCTGGTGGGTATCGTCCTGGGTGATATGAAAACGGGTATTATCATCGGTGGTACCCTGGAAATGATCGCGCTGGGCTGGATGAACATCGGTGCCGCGGTTGCCCCCGATGCCGCGCTGGCGTCCATCATTTCAACCATTCTGGTCATTGGCGGGCATCAGAGCATCGGGGCCGGTATCGCGCTGGCCATCCCGCTGGCCGCTGCGGGCCAGGTGTTGACCATTATCGTTCGTACCATCACCGTAGGCTTCCAGCATGCGGCGGATAAGGCGGCTGAAAGCGGCAACCTGACCGCGCTCTCGTGGATCCACGTCTCTTCCCTGTTCCTGCAAGCCATGCGTATCGCCATTCCGGCGGTAATTGTCGCCATCTCTGTCGGCACCAGTGAAGTACAAAGCATGCTGAACGCCATTCCTGAAGTAGTGACCAGCGGTCTGAATATCGCCGGCGGCATGATTGTGGTTGTAGGTTATGCAATGGTCATCAACATGATGCGTGCAGGCTACCTGATGCCGTTCTTCTACCTCGGCTTTGTAACCGCCGCCTTTACCAACTTCAACCTGGTAGCGCTGGGTGTTATCGGTGCGGTAATGGCGATTCTCTACATTCAGCTCAGCCCGAAATATAACCGCTCCGCAGGTGGCCCTGCTCCGGCGGCGGGTAATAACGATCTTGATAACGAACTGGATTAA
- the manX gene encoding PTS mannose transporter subunit IIAB, whose translation MTIAIVIGTHGWAAEQLLKTAEMLLGEQDNVGWIDFVPGENAETLIEKYNAQLEKLETSKGVLFLVDTWGGSPFNAASRIVVDKEHYEVIAGVNVPMLVETLMARDDNPTFDELVALAVETGREGVKALKAQPVEKPTPASAPAAAKAAAPAKPMGPNDYMVIGLARIDDRLIHGQVATRWTKETNVTRIIVVSDEVAADTVRKTLLTQVAPPGVTAHVVDVAKMLRVYNNPKYAGQRVMLLFTNPTDVERVVEGGVKITSVNIGGMAYRQGKTQVNNAVSVDEKDIAAFKKLNERGIELEVRKVSNDPKLKMMDLISKVAN comes from the coding sequence GTGACCATTGCTATTGTTATAGGCACACATGGTTGGGCCGCGGAACAACTGCTGAAAACCGCCGAAATGCTGCTGGGCGAGCAGGATAACGTCGGTTGGATTGATTTCGTTCCCGGTGAAAATGCGGAAACGTTAATCGAAAAATACAACGCGCAACTGGAGAAACTGGAAACCAGCAAAGGCGTGCTATTTCTCGTCGATACATGGGGCGGTAGTCCGTTTAACGCTGCCAGCCGTATTGTCGTCGATAAAGAGCATTACGAAGTCATTGCCGGCGTAAACGTTCCGATGCTGGTGGAAACACTGATGGCCAGGGACGATAACCCGACCTTCGACGAACTGGTGGCGTTAGCCGTCGAAACAGGACGTGAGGGGGTGAAAGCCCTGAAAGCGCAACCTGTTGAAAAACCGACTCCTGCTTCTGCTCCTGCGGCGGCAAAAGCAGCAGCGCCTGCGAAGCCAATGGGTCCGAATGATTACATGGTTATCGGCCTTGCGCGCATCGATGACCGTCTGATCCACGGCCAGGTGGCAACTCGCTGGACCAAAGAGACCAACGTCACGCGCATTATCGTCGTCAGTGATGAAGTGGCAGCGGATACCGTACGTAAGACCCTGTTAACCCAGGTTGCCCCTCCCGGCGTAACTGCGCATGTCGTGGATGTCGCAAAAATGCTGCGCGTCTACAACAACCCAAAATATGCGGGTCAACGCGTCATGTTGTTATTCACTAACCCGACCGATGTGGAACGCGTTGTTGAAGGCGGTGTGAAAATCACCAGCGTCAATATTGGCGGTATGGCGTATCGCCAGGGCAAAACCCAGGTGAACAACGCTGTTTCGGTCGATGAGAAAGATATCGCAGCATTTAAAAAACTGAACGAACGCGGCATCGAACTGGAAGTCCGTAAAGTTTCAAACGATCCGAAACTGAAAATGATGGATTTGATCAGCAAAGTGGCGAACTAA
- a CDS encoding protein YoaL yields the protein MDRHRRQFTLRPFSAAHSGVFRHFPNMFNAIMPVHTRTSLSHVCCRSLSWNS from the coding sequence ATGGACCGTCACCGACGTCAGTTCACCTTAAGGCCTTTCAGTGCCGCGCATTCCGGCGTTTTCCGCCACTTTCCTAATATGTTCAATGCCATCATGCCTGTGCATACTCGCACATCATTGAGTCACGTTTGTTGCAGGAGCCTGTCATGGAATTCTTAA
- the yoaE gene encoding CNNM family cation transport protein YoaE: MEFLMDPSIWAGLLTLVVLEIVLGIDNLVFIAILADKLPPKQRDKARLLGLSLALVMRLGLLSLISWMVTLTQPLFSVGSFNFSGRDLIMLFGGVFLLFKATTELHERLENREHDGGHGKGYASFWVVVLQIVILDAVFSLDAVITAVGMVNHLPVMMAAVIIAMAVMLLASKPLTRFVNQHPTVVVLCLSFLLMIGLSLVAEGFGFHIPKGYLYAAIGFSIIIEFFNQVARRNFIRHQSNLPLRARTADAILRLMGGRRQASPQIETDSQATVPVPEGAFAEEERYMINGVLTLASRSLRSIMTPRGDISWVDANLSVDQIRQQLLSSPHSLFPVCRGELDEVIGIVRAKEMLVALEEGADVAAIAAASPAIVVPETLDPIKLLAVLRRARGSFVIVTNEFGMVQGLVTPLDVLEAIAGEFPDADETPEIVADGDGWLVKGTTDLHALQHTLGIDNLVNDDEDVATVAGLVISAKGQIPPAGEVLEIAPLHITVIEANDYRVDLVRIVKEQPEHDEEE, encoded by the coding sequence ATGGAATTCTTAATGGATCCCTCGATATGGGCGGGATTGTTAACGCTGGTTGTTCTGGAAATCGTACTGGGTATTGATAACCTGGTGTTTATTGCCATCCTTGCCGACAAACTACCGCCCAAACAGCGTGATAAAGCACGCCTGCTCGGTTTGTCGCTCGCGCTGGTAATGCGCCTTGGCCTGTTGTCGCTGATCTCATGGATGGTGACCCTGACCCAACCGCTTTTCTCGGTGGGCAGTTTCAACTTCTCCGGCCGCGATTTGATCATGCTTTTTGGTGGTGTGTTCCTGCTGTTCAAAGCTACAACGGAGCTGCATGAACGGCTGGAAAACCGCGAACATGATGGCGGGCACGGAAAAGGCTATGCCAGTTTCTGGGTGGTGGTCCTGCAAATTGTTATTCTTGATGCCGTTTTCTCGCTGGATGCTGTTATCACCGCTGTTGGTATGGTGAACCATTTGCCGGTTATGATGGCGGCAGTTATTATCGCGATGGCGGTGATGCTGCTGGCATCGAAACCGCTAACGCGTTTTGTTAACCAACATCCGACGGTCGTCGTGCTCTGTCTGAGCTTCTTGCTGATGATCGGCCTGAGTCTGGTGGCCGAAGGCTTTGGTTTCCATATTCCGAAAGGCTATTTGTACGCCGCGATTGGTTTCTCCATCATCATTGAGTTTTTCAACCAGGTTGCCCGACGTAACTTTATTCGCCATCAGTCGAATTTACCGCTGCGTGCGCGTACAGCCGATGCCATTTTGCGTCTGATGGGCGGTCGTCGCCAGGCAAGCCCGCAAATCGAAACCGATAGCCAGGCCACGGTGCCGGTGCCGGAAGGCGCATTTGCTGAAGAAGAACGTTATATGATAAACGGCGTGTTGACGCTGGCGTCCCGTTCGCTGCGCAGTATCATGACGCCGCGTGGTGATATCAGTTGGGTGGATGCCAACCTGAGTGTTGATCAGATCCGTCAGCAACTGCTCTCGTCACCGCACAGCCTGTTCCCGGTATGTCGTGGCGAGCTGGATGAAGTCATCGGTATTGTTCGCGCGAAAGAGATGCTGGTGGCGCTGGAAGAGGGGGCTGATGTCGCCGCTATCGCTGCGGCCAGCCCGGCAATTGTGGTGCCGGAAACGCTGGATCCTATCAAACTGCTGGCGGTGTTGCGCCGGGCGCGCGGCAGCTTTGTGATTGTAACGAACGAGTTTGGTATGGTGCAGGGGTTGGTCACGCCGCTGGACGTGCTGGAAGCGATTGCCGGTGAGTTCCCTGATGCGGATGAAACGCCGGAAATCGTGGCTGATGGCGACGGTTGGTTGGTGAAAGGCACCACCGATTTGCATGCGTTACAGCATACGCTCGGCATTGATAACCTGGTCAATGACGACGAGGATGTTGCGACAGTGGCCGGTCTGGTTATCTCCGCCAAAGGGCAAATCCCTCCGGCGGGCGAAGTGCTGGAAATCGCGCCGTTACACATTACCGTCATCGAAGCCAACGACTATCGTGTGGATCTGGTACGCATTGTTAAAGAGCAGCCAGAACACGACGAAGAGGAGTGA